One window of the Dermacentor andersoni chromosome 10, qqDerAnde1_hic_scaffold, whole genome shotgun sequence genome contains the following:
- the LOC126519040 gene encoding solute carrier family 22 member 7-like, with product MDLFLPQRLAGVDLRTSESFDCEEGFGHGPFQKRTLILIFLGVFSLTSQTTLVPLLTADVDHWCKPPAGFNISEADWKNTAIPIEADGRFSRCRVFERCKPPADPSSPIEDRKIGAGPAEAGWWYSRCFLGQRELDDTNDTLDAPCEEWDYDVRTAETSAMSYWNMVCHRRFLPAALVTLHNTGSAISLILLGAFVDYVGRRAMLVGSAVAVVTCTVWTMVATSYVSYAVARFFTGGSAAAYVIFAFLIPFEVMTHTHRPQQVLFLAVVSAAIGKVWQDIVTSMVVDWRLKQVILLAPTAFLLPALSAARESPRWLVAKGRLDAAEAVMMQAAKTNNFPLAAAACLVRKLREQVEKRTGQEGADKDDLIDCHSLRRRALAMFFVCFCISFVFHVSAFSTARLGEFWIPGLTVVVTLLTYAVMHFLMTGVALITVFTSCFLLTGIIQCALSIAAGARLGTITKALLVLSQGASSVISVHCYTYVLELFPSAVRGGAICWALASSRVGAMCASLTFALKPTGHEDILFAVTGLLMFACLRVIRALPRNTVVEEAKIVTRVASESTRMAVDHMKRTLVRQTQEKALKSSSSESSKTSGRKRRKSPASSIPRSTKRSGNFCIDHVQK from the coding sequence ATGGACCTCTTTCTACCACAGCGGCTGGCCGGCGTTGATCTACGAACAAGCGAATCGTTTGACTGCGAAGAAGGCTTCGGCCACGGGCCTTTCCAGAAGAGGACGCTCATTCTGATTTTTCTAGGAGTCTTTTCGCTTACCAGCCAAACCACCTTGGTGCCCCTCCTCACCGCTGACGTCGACCATTGGTGCAAGCCGCCAGCCGGCTTCAACATCTCTGAAGCCGATTGGAAGAATACTGCGATACCGATAGAGGCCGACGGGCGCTTCAGCCGCTGCCGCGTTTTCGAACGCTGCAAGCCCCCCGCTGACCCCAGCAGTCCCATTGAAGATAGGAAGATTGGCGCTGGACCTGCCGAGGCCGGCTGGTGGTACAGCAGATGCTTCCTAGGCCAGCGTGAGCTCGACGACACCAACGACACACTCGATGCGCCCTGTGAAGAGTGGGACTACGACGTTCGGACGGCCGAGACCAGTGCGATGAGTTATTGGAATATGGTTTGCCACCGACGTTTCCTGCCGGCAGCCCTTGTCACCCTCCACAATACCGGTTCTGCAATTTCGCTTATTCTGCTCGGAGCCTTCGTGGACTACGTCGGCAGGAGAGCTATGCTCGTGGGCTCCGCCGTGGCGGTGGTGACCTGCACGGTGTGGACCATGGTGGCGACAAGTTACGTGAGTTACGCTGTGGCACGTTTCTTTACCGGGGGCAGCGCCGCCGCATACGTGATTTTTGCATTCCTGATTCCATTCGAGGTCATGACACACACGCACAGGCCGCAGCAAGTCCTGTTCCTGGCGGTTGTCAGTGCGGCGATAGGCAAGGTTTGGCAAGACATCGTCACATCTATGGTCGTCGACTGGCGTCTGAAGCAGGTCATCCTCCTCGCTCCGACGGCTTTTCTGCTCCCAGCTTTGTCTGCAGCACGAGAGTCTCCCCGCTGGCTTGTCGCCAAAGGAAGGCTGGACGCGGCAGAAGCAGTCATGATGCAGGCTGCCAAGACGAACAACTTCCCGCTTGCGGCCGCCGCCTGTCTCGTGCGAAAACTCAGGGAACAGGTCGAGAAACGCACGGGTCAGGAAGGCGCAGACAAAGACGACTTGATCGACTGCCATTCCCTCCGACGTCGAGCATTGGCCATGTTCTTTGTCTGCTTCTGCATATCCTTCGTCTTTCACGTCAGTGCTTTCTCGACGGCACGTTTGGGGGAATTCTGGATCCCGGGCCTCACGGTGgtcgtcacgctgttgacgtACGCTGTCATGCACTTCTTGATGACCGGCGTCGCCCTTATTACGGTCTTTACGAGTTGCTTCCTGCTGACGGGCATTATCCAATGCGCACTGAGTATCGCCGCCGGCGCCAGACTCGGCACTATCACCAAGGCCTTGCTCGTGCTATCCCAGGGCGCGTCAAGTGTGATTTCCGTCCACTGTTACACATACGTGCTCGAGTTGTTTCCGTCGGCCGTGCGGGGAGGCGCAATCTGTTGGGCGCTCGCCAGTTCACGCGTCGGGGCCATGTGCGCGTCCTTGACTTTCGCGCTGAAGCCGACCGGACACGAAGACATACTCTTTGCCGTGACCGGACTGCTCATGTTCGCCTGTCTGCGTGTCATCCGTGCCCTGCCACGCAACACGGTGGTGGAGGAAGCGAAAATCGTGACCAGGGTAGCTTCGGAATCCACCAGAATGGCTGTGGACCACATGAAGCGGACCCTAGTTCGGCAGACTCAAGAAAAGGCACTCAAGAGTTCAAGCTCGGAGAGCTCCAAGACATCCGGCAGGAAGAGACGAAAAAGCCCTGCCAGCAGCATTCCTCGCAGTACTAAGAGATCCGGTAACTTTTGCATCGACCACGTGCAGAAGTGA
- the LOC126519039 gene encoding solute carrier family 22 member 7-like, whose protein sequence is MDLFLPQRLAGVDLRTSESFDSEEGFGHGPFQKRTLLLIFLGVFSITSQTTLVPLLTGDVDHWCKPPAGFNISAADWKNIAIPTEADGRFSRCRVFERCKPPADPSSPIEDRKIGAGPAEAGWWYTRCFLGQCELDDTNDTLDAPCEEWDYDVRMAETSAVSYWNMVCHRRLLPAALVILQNTGSAISLILLGSFVDYVGRRAMLVASAVAVLTCTVWTMVATSYVSYAVARFFTGGSVAAYAVFAFLIPFEVMTHTHRPHQVLFLAVVSAAIGKVWQTIVTSMAVDWRLKQVIFLAPTAFLLPALSAARESPRWLVAKGRLDAAEAVMMQAAKTNNFPLAATACLVRKLREQVEKRTGQEGADKDDLIDCHSLRHRALAMFSVRFCISFVFHVSAFSTARLGEFWIPGFTVVVTLLTYAVMHFLMTGVTLITVLTSCFMLTGIIQCALSIAAGARLGTITKVLLVLSQGASNVITIHCHTYVLELFPSAVRGGAICCAVASSRVGAMCASLTFALKPTGHKDVLFAVTGLFMFACLRVIRALPRTTVVEEAKIVTRLASDSTRMAVDHMKRTLVRQTQGKALKSSSSVSPKTCSRKSRKSGASSIPGSPKTSRKFGTYHEQK, encoded by the coding sequence ATGGACCTCTTTCTACCACAGCGGCTGGCCGGCGTTGATCTACGAACAAGCGAATCCTTTGACAGCGAAGAAGGCTTCGGCCACGGGCCTTTCCAGAAGAGGACGCTCCTTCTGATTTTTCTGGGAGTCTTTTCGATTACTAGCCAAACCACCTTGGTGCCCCTCCTCACCGGTGACGTCGACCATTGGTGCAAGCCGCCAGCCGGCTTCAACATCTCTGCAGCCGATTGGAAGAATATTGCGATACCGACAGAGGCCGACGGACGCTTCAGCCGCTGCCGCGTTTTCGAACGCTGCAAGCCCCCCGCTGACCCCAGCAGTCCCATTGAAGATAGGAAGATTGGCGCTGGACCTGCCGAGGCCGGCTGGTGGTACACCAGATGCTTCCTAGGCCAGTGTGAGCTCGACGACACCAACGACACACTCGATGCGCCCTGTGAAGAGTGGGACTACGACGTTCGGATGGCCGAGACCAGTGCGGTGAGTTATTGGAACATGGTGTGCCACCGACGTTTGCTGCCGGCAGCCCTTGTCATCCTGCAGAATACCGGTTCTGCAATTTCGCTTATTCTGCTCGGATCCTTCGTGGACTACGTCGGCAGGAGAGCTATGCTCGTGGCCTCCGCCGTGGCGGTGTTGACCTGCACGGTGTGGACCATGGTGGCTACAAGTTACGTGAGTTACGCTGTGGCACGTTTCTTTACCGGGGGCAGCGTCGCCGCATACGCGGTTTTTGCATTCCTGATTCCATTCGAGGTCATGACGCACACGCACAGGCCGCACCAGGTCCTGTTCCTGGCGGTTGTCAGTGCGGCGATAGGCAAGGTTTGGCAAACGATCGTCACATCTATGGCCGTCGACTGGCGTCTGAAGCAGGTCATCTTCCTCGCTCCGACGGCTTTTCTGCTCCCTGCTTTGTCTGCCGCACGAGAGTCTCCCCGCTGGCTTGTCGCGAAAGGAAGGCTCGACGCGGCAGAAGCAGTCATGATGCAGGCTGCCAAGACGAACAACTTCCCGCTTGCGGCCACCGCCTGTCTCGTGCGAAAACTCCGGGAACAGGTCGAGAAACGCACGGGTCAGGAAGGCGCAGACAAAGACGACTTGATCGACTGCCACTCTCTCCGACATCGAGCGTTGGCCATGTTCTCTGTCCGCTTCTGCATCTCCTTCGTCTTTCACGTCAGTGCTTTCTCGACGGCGCGTTTGGGGGAGTTCTGGATCCCGGGATTCACGGTGgtcgtcacgctgttgacgtACGCGGTCATGCACTTCTTGATGACCGGCGTCACCCTTATTACGGTCCTTACCAGTTGCTTCATGCTGACGGGCATTATCCAATGCGCGCTGAGTATCGCTGCCGGCGCCAGACTCGGCACTATCACCAAGGTCTTGCTCGTTCTATCCCAGGGCGCGTCAAATGTGATTACCATCCACTGTCACACATACGTGCTCGAGTTGTTCCCGTCGGCCGTGCGGGGAGGCGCAATCTGTTGCGCGGTCGCCAGTTCACGCGTCGGGGCCATGTGCGCGTCCTTGACTTTCGCGCTGAAGCCGACCGGACACAAAGACGTGCTCTTTGCCGTGACCGGACTGTTCATGTTCGCCTGTCTGCGTGTCATCCGTGCCCTGCCACGCACTACAGTGGTGGAGGAAGCGAAAATCGTGACCAGGCTAGCTTCGGACTCCACCAGAATGGCTGTCGACCACATGAAGCGGACCCTAGTTCGGCAGACTCAAGGAAAGGCGCTCAAGAGTTCAAGCTCGGTGAGCCCCAAGACATGCAGCAGGAAGAGCCGAAAAAGCGGTGCCAGCAGCATTCCTGGCAGTCCTAAGACATCCCGTAAATTTGGCACTTACCACGAGCAGAAGTGA